ATATGGGCTTGGAACATGCAAGCGTCTTTTAAGTACAATGTCTAAGGCATAAGATAGTGTAGGTGTTTGCACCCTACCAGCACTTAACACAATTCTTTTCCTAAACACCTGCTTATATAAATCCATTAACATTCTCGATACATTTATACCCCATAGCCAGTCCAATACATGCCTGCAATACCCTGCCTCAACCATATCATAGTCAAGACTTGAAAGCATTGAGAAAGCCTTTCGAATTTCGTCAGGAGTTAAACTTGAGAACTTAGCTCTCTTAGCTTTCCTAATATCGCCAAAGTGTTTAATAATCAAATAGCCAATTAATGAGCCTTCAACATCATAATCACAAGCATTAACAAACCCAATAGCTCCGCGTGAAAGAATCTTCAGAGCATCAAAGAACCTCTTAACATGACTACTACCTTTCTCAACAACATGTCTAGGAACCCACTTAAAATTAAATGTTGGATATCCAACATCATCTGTTGATAATGTAAACAGATGCCCTGCAGCTGGGGCAATAACATAGTCAACACCATTCCATTTAGCAATCCAAGCAATAACTCCATTAACAATAACTTTTCTTTTAGCATTCAACGCCTCAGCAATTTTTTGTGCAGCCTTGGGTTTTTCAGCTATTACAAGAATATAATCATTCAAGGCTATACTTCCATTGTCATTTTTATACATTTCAGCTTTAACCTTTTTATTAATACCAAATTAAAATTAAAATAAGCACTTTGTGGTTTACCTGAAATTCTAGTTAAAATTACAATGTTTTTTATGCCTTATATCGATTACTACTTAAATAACATATCTCATAACTTCCCTTTCTTCAATACCAAAAATTTTTGTTGCTAACTCCTTCACCTTCTCTATTCTCATGTTTTCAACATCTGATAATATGCGTACTGGTATAAGTTGATATTCTCCATTTGGCTTTACTCTTTTTATTAGTAATGGCAATACCCCTGCAAGTAATTCGTAATAAGCAATTATAACAGGGTCCTTAGACTCTAGCATGG
Above is a genomic segment from Ignisphaera cupida containing:
- a CDS encoding DNA-directed RNA polymerase subunit K; the protein is MGEEQQQISVLVKSLNEIKIGPKRLTKYEKARIISARALQLAAGAPPLIDVSMLESKDPVIIAYYELLAGVLPLLIKRVKPNGEYQLIPVRILSDVENMRIEKVKELATKIFGIEEREVMRYVI